A window of the Cicer arietinum cultivar CDC Frontier isolate Library 1 chromosome 6, Cicar.CDCFrontier_v2.0, whole genome shotgun sequence genome harbors these coding sequences:
- the LOC101512759 gene encoding uncharacterized protein produces the protein MKGCVFMDSISNEDDPSSLPPLCLSRDTLRFQYTCKGGLRSAIRVARVVVETVALNHSNVRWYVFGDDDTIFLPENLVKTLSKYDHELWYYIGAHSEIYEQNRLFGFGMAFDGAGFAISSSLANVLAKVFDSCLERYHHLYGSDGRVYSCLAELGVGLIHVPAFHQVDLTGNIFGLLAAHPVTPLLSLHHPDFTDPIFPNMTTTQALQHLFKAVNVGSQRMLQQTICYEKWFSWTISVSWGYAVQVFPSHNMFLPDVVNVQETFKQWKQGNVWAKTYTFNTRPLHHDPCKRSTIFYSDNMSFGEDGMIKSYYNKSFQNCSKELGSLNKLEVIKVFTNKLDLDIKQLQAPRRQCCDVLPSSASDQLEIGVRECKDKELIFMH, from the exons ATGAAAGGTTGTGTTTTTATGGATAGTATTAGTAATGAAGATGACCCTTCTTCTCTTCCTCCTCTTTGTTTATCTCGAGACACGTTGCGGTTTCAATACACTTGTAAAGGTGGACTTCGATCGGCGATACGCGTGGCTCGAGTCGTTGTTGAGACAGTTGCTTTGAATCATTCAAATGTGAGGTGGTATGTGTTTGGTGATGATGACACAATTTTCTTGCCAGAGAATTTGGTTAAGACACTTTCTAAATATGATCATGAGCTTTGGTACTATATTGGTGCACACTCTGAGATTTATGAGCAGAATAGGTTGTTTGGTTTTGGAATGGCTTTTGATGGTGCTGGTTTTGCTATTAGTTCTTCTTTGGCTAATGTTTTGGCTAAGGTTTTTGATTCTTGTTTGGAAAGGTATCATCATCTTTATGGAAGTGATGGTAGGGTGTACTCTTGTTTGGCTGAACTTGGTGTTGGATTGATACATGTACCAGCTTTTCACCAG GTTGATTTGACTGGAAATATCTTTGGCCTATTAGCTGCACATCCAGTAACACCCTTATTATCTCTACATCATCCTGATTTCACAGATCCAATCTTTCCAAACATGACAACAACACAAGCTCTCCAACATTTATTCAAAGCAGTAAATGTTGGTTCTCAAAGAATGTTGCAACAAACAATTTGCTACGAAAAATGGTTTTCATGGACAATTTCTGTTTCATGGGGTTATGCTGTTCAAGTATTCCCTAGTCATAATATGTTTTTGCCAGATGTTGTTAATGTGCAAGAAACATTCAAGCAGTGGAAGCAAGGAAATGTGTGGGCAAAAACATATACTTTTAATACTAGACCACTTCACCATGATCCATGTAAAAGATCCACCATCTTTTATTCAGATAATATGTCTTTTGGTGAGGATGGAATgataaaaagttattataataaatCTTTCCAAAATTGCTCAAAAGAATTGGGGTCTCTAAATAAATTAGAAGTCATCAAAGTGTTCACTAATAAGCTTGACCTTGACATCAAACAG TTGCAGGCTCCAAGAAGGCAGTGTTGTGATGTATTGCCCTCTAGTGCTAGTGACCAACTGGAAATTGGTGTTAGAGAATGTAAAGATAAAGAATTGATTTTTATGCACTGA